A single window of Nocardia sp. NBC_01327 DNA harbors:
- a CDS encoding nitroreductase family deazaflavin-dependent oxidoreductase: MTAPGLAAKLGARALHTRWVVRAPIALYRARLGFLFGSRMLMLQHTGRRSGAQRYVVLEVVDHPAPDQYVVVSGFGVGAQWYRNIAADPRVHLSIGTRNGVTATATPMTEAESADTLQRYIHQHPKAWSRLRGTIEQATGTPVDTLPMVRLSIGS, encoded by the coding sequence ATGACCGCACCCGGCCTTGCCGCCAAACTCGGTGCCCGAGCGCTGCACACCCGATGGGTCGTTCGCGCCCCGATTGCCCTCTACCGCGCCCGCCTGGGATTTCTCTTCGGCTCCCGGATGCTGATGCTGCAGCACACCGGCCGCCGCAGCGGCGCCCAGCGGTATGTGGTCCTGGAAGTCGTCGACCACCCGGCACCCGATCAGTACGTGGTCGTCTCCGGGTTCGGCGTCGGCGCCCAGTGGTACCGCAATATCGCCGCAGATCCGCGCGTGCACCTGTCGATCGGCACCCGGAACGGGGTGACCGCGACCGCCACACCCATGACCGAGGCAGAATCCGCTGACACGCTGCAGCGATACATCCACCAGCACCCGAAAGCCTGGAGCAGACTGCGGGGCACGATCGAGCAGGCCACCGGCACTCCCGTGGACACGTTGCCGATGGTTCGATTGTCAATCGGCAGCTAG
- a CDS encoding ATP-binding protein: MTTPLSSSPGDEAQVLEFDLETTPGRWIRDAVRELLAPDTSVVVEDALLVVDEMVANPYEHGSPPRHCQLALRTAPARLRIEVEDCGTGDPHLRVPDRTGGRGMIHVDKLATEWAVIRYEGFKVVWAELPLDRPHSPPMATASLSEQADPTSGS; encoded by the coding sequence TTGACGACACCGCTGTCATCGTCTCCCGGCGACGAGGCGCAAGTGCTGGAGTTCGACCTCGAAACGACACCGGGTCGGTGGATACGCGATGCTGTACGAGAGCTACTGGCTCCTGACACCAGCGTCGTCGTAGAGGACGCGCTACTTGTCGTCGACGAGATGGTCGCCAACCCATACGAGCACGGAAGCCCACCGCGGCACTGCCAACTCGCGCTCCGCACTGCCCCGGCTCGGCTGCGAATCGAAGTCGAGGACTGCGGAACCGGCGACCCCCACCTGCGCGTGCCCGATCGGACCGGCGGGCGCGGAATGATCCACGTCGATAAACTCGCGACCGAGTGGGCGGTCATCCGGTATGAGGGATTCAAAGTCGTCTGGGCCGAGTTGCCTCTGGATCGACCACACTCTCCCCCGATGGCCACCGCATCATTATCGGAACAGGCCGATCCCACAAGCGGTTCGTAG
- a CDS encoding DinB family protein, with amino-acid sequence MISVQREEPPRISGERQTLTGFLQLQRETLAWKCSELSAAQLRQQAVPTSKLSLLGLVRHMTDVERGWFARTLGGVDAPAFYWRADRSEDVDFDVADADVDEAFRLWHEECARSRALVAHCESLDTVGTHQPSGLDFNLRWILIHMIEEYARHNGHADLLREQLDGHTGE; translated from the coding sequence ATGATATCGGTCCAGCGGGAAGAACCGCCTCGGATTTCCGGAGAACGCCAGACGCTCACCGGTTTTCTCCAACTCCAGCGAGAAACCTTGGCGTGGAAGTGTTCAGAGCTCTCGGCTGCCCAGTTGCGTCAGCAGGCGGTGCCAACGTCGAAGCTGTCGTTGCTCGGACTTGTCCGCCACATGACCGACGTGGAGCGAGGCTGGTTCGCCCGCACCCTCGGTGGCGTGGACGCGCCCGCGTTCTACTGGCGTGCGGACCGATCCGAGGACGTGGACTTCGATGTCGCGGATGCGGACGTGGATGAGGCGTTTCGCTTGTGGCACGAGGAATGTGCGCGCTCGCGTGCACTGGTAGCTCACTGCGAGTCCCTCGACACTGTAGGTACCCACCAGCCCAGCGGTCTCGATTTCAACTTGCGCTGGATTCTCATACACATGATCGAGGAGTACGCCCGCCACAACGGTCACGCAGACCTACTGAGGGAACAACTCGACGGTCACACGGGCGAATAG
- a CDS encoding IS110 family transposase, which produces MGCSQYSAAHHLVWCGSLLACFPPGAVQGVAEEGPAPKLDLAVPSRTDTMFGRHGRNRAMTVIIGMDPHKRSATIEAIDSTSKVLATGRYGTDTTGYAEMLTAGRQFPDRVWAVEGCNGIGRHLAHRLVHDREIVIDVPAKLSAQVRVFATGNGRKTDPVDAHSVALAALHAPNLRRVEADSELIALGMLADRRDELGRTRTETVCRLHRLLLELIPGGAKTFLSARQARELIAPITPADAAARVRLRLVVELIEDLETIDRKTKAADKELRQLVTERGSTLMDLHGIEPSSAARLLADTGDIRRFRDRDRFASWNGTAPLDASSGDQQRHRLSRAGNRKINRVLHIMAIVQLRNRTPGRVYYDGRRAGKPRWKRSERSNADSRTWSTPRCSPISDGVIWQAREGNRERLLTPARPVPTRTPILRTSHIPDPPHRLTPHPQRRLDIEGCQ; this is translated from the coding sequence GTGGGATGCTCCCAATATTCGGCTGCCCACCATCTGGTTTGGTGTGGCTCTCTTCTGGCTTGCTTCCCACCGGGTGCCGTGCAGGGAGTGGCTGAAGAGGGGCCTGCCCCAAAGCTCGATCTAGCGGTGCCCTCCCGCACGGACACCATGTTTGGCCGACACGGGAGGAACCGGGCGATGACCGTAATCATCGGAATGGATCCACACAAACGCTCCGCGACCATCGAAGCCATCGATTCCACCAGCAAGGTGCTGGCCACGGGCCGATACGGCACCGACACCACCGGCTATGCGGAAATGCTCACTGCTGGAAGGCAATTCCCGGATCGTGTCTGGGCGGTCGAGGGATGCAACGGCATTGGCCGCCACCTGGCGCACCGGCTGGTCCACGACAGGGAAATCGTGATCGACGTGCCTGCGAAACTCTCCGCACAGGTACGGGTCTTCGCGACCGGCAACGGCCGCAAAACCGACCCGGTCGATGCCCACTCGGTCGCCCTGGCCGCGTTGCACGCACCGAATCTGCGCCGAGTCGAAGCCGACTCGGAACTGATCGCGCTCGGCATGCTCGCCGACCGCCGTGACGAACTCGGCCGCACCCGCACCGAAACCGTGTGCCGGCTGCACCGGCTACTGCTGGAGTTGATTCCCGGTGGCGCCAAGACATTCCTGTCCGCCCGCCAGGCCCGCGAACTGATCGCCCCGATCACACCAGCAGACGCGGCCGCGCGGGTCCGGCTGCGTCTGGTCGTGGAATTGATCGAGGACCTGGAAACGATAGACCGCAAAACCAAAGCCGCGGACAAAGAACTGCGGCAGCTGGTCACCGAGCGAGGGTCCACGCTGATGGACCTGCACGGGATCGAACCATCTTCCGCGGCAAGACTTTTGGCCGATACCGGTGATATCCGCCGGTTCCGGGACCGGGACCGGTTCGCGTCCTGGAACGGGACCGCACCCTTGGACGCGTCATCAGGTGATCAACAGCGGCACCGGCTTTCCCGGGCCGGCAACCGCAAGATCAACCGGGTGCTGCACATCATGGCCATCGTCCAGCTCCGCAACCGCACCCCGGGCAGGGTCTACTACGACGGCCGCAGAGCGGGAAAACCTCGATGGAAGCGATCCGAGCGCTCAAACGCCGACTCTCGAACGTGGTCTACGCCCAGATGCTCACCTATCAGCGACGGCGTGATTTGGCAGGCCCGGGAGGGCAATCGGGAACGACTCTTGACTCCAGCGCGACCGGTTCCAACCCGCACACCGATCCTTCGGACAAGCCACATCCCGGACCCACCACACAGGCTAACCCCACACCCGCAGCGACGTCTTGACATAGAGGGGTGCCAGTAG
- a CDS encoding IS110 family transposase — protein sequence MNNGSRLSRGDRNRNARLIRLRTLVPVTHALVGIDLADRKQMVVVTDHDSKVLARRTFPCRAWDLGAALDRARQRAAAAGFTGVTVACEPTGHRWRVLGQLAADRGMAFVCVQPSMTAWSRRAEDLTCDKTDEKDAVLIARLTAQLRCYEPEPVDEIWGRLRHLGIRREGLLVDMVSQVQQIRALLECVWPAALDAARQPFRSRSWVAGMRVICGRDHGDLARTRRLGPARFEHAVRREVVRAGGQKPALRIIRNLFAALNDSAGVTAHRTGALERVLLLLQDWTEDKRRLVDTETRMLAVLDELELTALVTWIVGLSAVGAAAILVETGDLTRFPTARAVVKHAGLAPREKQSGTFTGRSKLTGQGRPSLRLAAGCGVWGAQRTNPVYAARYRHLTSRDTNPLTPTQAQAAIAAAILRHLHAVVTTRQPWDPHIATHGTKPVPTMNSAAA from the coding sequence ATGAACAACGGTAGCCGCTTGTCCCGGGGTGATCGCAACCGCAACGCGCGCCTGATCCGGTTGCGGACCTTGGTGCCGGTGACGCATGCGCTCGTCGGAATCGATCTGGCCGATCGCAAACAGATGGTCGTGGTCACCGATCACGACTCGAAAGTATTGGCCCGCAGAACATTCCCATGCCGCGCGTGGGACCTCGGGGCCGCGTTGGACCGGGCCCGGCAACGCGCTGCTGCGGCGGGCTTCACGGGTGTGACGGTGGCGTGTGAGCCGACCGGGCATCGGTGGCGGGTGCTGGGCCAGCTGGCCGCCGACCGTGGCATGGCATTTGTGTGCGTGCAACCGTCGATGACGGCCTGGTCGCGGCGTGCCGAAGACCTCACCTGCGACAAAACCGACGAGAAGGACGCAGTCCTCATCGCCCGATTGACCGCGCAGTTGCGTTGCTATGAGCCCGAGCCGGTAGATGAAATCTGGGGCAGGTTGCGGCATCTGGGGATCCGCCGTGAAGGGTTGTTGGTCGATATGGTCTCCCAGGTCCAGCAGATCCGGGCGTTGCTCGAGTGTGTGTGGCCGGCTGCCCTCGATGCTGCTCGCCAGCCGTTTCGTTCGCGCTCGTGGGTCGCGGGGATGCGGGTGATCTGCGGGCGCGACCACGGCGATCTCGCTCGAACCCGACGCCTGGGACCCGCCCGGTTCGAGCACGCCGTTCGCCGGGAAGTCGTTCGCGCGGGTGGGCAGAAACCGGCACTACGGATCATCCGGAATCTATTTGCGGCCCTGAATGATTCGGCCGGAGTGACCGCGCACCGGACGGGTGCGCTCGAACGGGTGCTGTTGCTGTTGCAGGACTGGACCGAAGACAAACGAAGGCTGGTCGACACCGAAACACGCATGCTCGCGGTTCTCGACGAACTCGAACTCACCGCACTGGTGACCTGGATCGTCGGGTTGTCGGCGGTCGGAGCGGCAGCGATCCTTGTCGAAACCGGTGATCTCACAAGGTTTCCCACCGCCAGAGCCGTGGTCAAACACGCCGGGCTGGCGCCACGGGAGAAACAATCAGGCACGTTCACCGGTCGCAGCAAACTCACCGGCCAGGGCCGACCAAGCCTGCGCCTTGCTGCGGGGTGTGGGGTGTGGGGAGCCCAACGCACCAACCCGGTCTATGCCGCCCGTTATCGGCATCTGACCAGCCGGGACACCAATCCGCTCACTCCCACCCAAGCTCAGGCCGCGATCGCCGCGGCGATCCTGCGGCACCTGCACGCCGTCGTCACCACCCGACAACCCTGGGACCCGCATATCGCTACCCATGGAACGAAACCGGTGCCCACCATGAACTCGGCGGCCGCCTGA
- a CDS encoding PAS domain-containing protein translates to MSISKKITAGELDDLTFHGKLEDGHLVPGGLLGDQDAMDDIEVGIYVLEKDGTLIACNKTAIGAWGRSPELGTSEKYCGAFRLRYPSGEIMPHEAAPPSVVINNGGAVRDADVICEQPNGFRLLALVNVFPIRDESDQVVGAVNIFRHNTTKTVPGLLESAGIG, encoded by the coding sequence ATGAGTATCAGTAAAAAGATCACCGCTGGAGAACTGGACGATCTCACGTTTCACGGCAAGCTCGAGGACGGGCATCTGGTGCCCGGCGGTCTGCTCGGCGACCAGGACGCGATGGACGACATCGAGGTCGGCATCTACGTGCTGGAGAAGGACGGCACGCTGATCGCCTGCAACAAGACCGCCATCGGAGCCTGGGGGCGCAGTCCTGAACTGGGCACGAGCGAGAAGTACTGCGGAGCGTTCCGCCTGCGTTACCCGTCCGGTGAGATCATGCCGCATGAAGCGGCCCCGCCTTCTGTGGTCATCAACAACGGCGGCGCCGTCCGCGACGCCGACGTCATCTGCGAACAGCCCAATGGTTTCCGGTTGCTCGCACTGGTCAACGTTTTCCCGATCCGCGACGAGTCCGACCAGGTAGTAGGAGCGGTCAATATATTCCGCCACAACACCACCAAAACCGTTCCAGGACTGCTGGAGTCGGCAGGCATCGGCTGA
- a CDS encoding winged helix-turn-helix transcriptional regulator, with product MSKRSYGQYCGLARSLDVLGGRWSLLVVRELLDGPARYNRLLEGLPGIATNLLAERLRELEQAGVVQRSLDADSNSVVYSLTPWGSELRGVVTGLVKWSTPLMISGPQSDTFQTHWLSVALSSLLDNKHTDEPRAVGLEVDGTLITVRTDKSGISIALDDDAQPETVLRAEPMVVLGLASGMLTAEQAIAAGEFRGNKKDLADALSPG from the coding sequence ATGAGCAAGCGGTCCTACGGCCAGTATTGCGGTCTGGCTCGGTCGCTCGATGTCCTGGGCGGCCGGTGGAGCCTGCTCGTCGTGCGCGAACTCCTCGACGGGCCGGCTCGGTACAACAGGCTCCTCGAGGGTCTCCCCGGAATAGCCACCAATCTGCTCGCCGAACGCCTGCGGGAACTGGAACAAGCCGGCGTGGTCCAACGCTCGCTCGACGCCGACAGCAACAGCGTGGTCTACTCGCTCACACCCTGGGGTAGCGAACTCCGCGGCGTGGTCACCGGACTGGTCAAGTGGAGCACTCCGCTCATGATCTCCGGACCCCAAAGCGATACCTTCCAGACGCATTGGCTGTCGGTGGCGCTGAGTTCCCTCCTGGACAACAAGCACACCGACGAGCCCAGGGCCGTCGGCCTGGAGGTCGACGGGACGCTCATCACGGTGCGTACCGACAAGTCAGGCATAAGCATCGCACTCGATGACGATGCACAACCCGAAACCGTCCTTCGCGCAGAGCCTATGGTGGTTTTGGGCCTGGCGTCGGGAATGCTCACAGCCGAGCAAGCGATCGCCGCGGGTGAATTCCGCGGCAACAAGAAGGATCTCGCCGACGCATTGAGCCCCGGCTGA
- a CDS encoding nuclear transport factor 2 family protein — protein MTQQQMTALDSVLEYHRCWTSGDIDGAMQYIADDMVCKAPGADVVGKEQYRAFLGGFASMLTGLEDLAAFGDDDHAVLFYYPHTPQTSTSPTAEHFTIRDGKIVETVLCFDRMSFIPPQA, from the coding sequence ATGACTCAGCAGCAGATGACCGCGCTGGACTCCGTTCTCGAATATCACCGATGCTGGACAAGCGGAGACATCGACGGGGCGATGCAATACATTGCCGATGACATGGTCTGTAAAGCACCCGGCGCGGATGTCGTGGGTAAGGAACAGTACCGGGCGTTCCTCGGCGGATTCGCATCGATGCTGACCGGGCTCGAGGATTTGGCAGCTTTCGGCGACGACGATCATGCAGTTCTCTTCTACTACCCGCACACCCCGCAGACTTCTACCTCCCCGACTGCGGAACATTTTACGATTCGCGACGGCAAGATCGTCGAGACCGTACTGTGCTTCGACCGGATGTCTTTCATCCCGCCGCAAGCGTAG
- a CDS encoding MFS transporter, which yields MNHAVENPSVLSTTRGKLILVLLCSVGFLDFMDSVIVNVALPSMQHHLNFSEQGLQWVATGYLLTYGGFMLLGGRAADMIGRRRVLVIGVVVFALASLVGGFATTSSMLVCARLVQGAGAALMMPAALSLVTTTFEEGSDRHRALGVWGAMIGLASTAGVLLGGVLTQAFGWRSVLLINPIICVLIFAAIYRLLPDDRHRAPSGGFDAAGAVLGTGGMLLLVYAVVEAPNTGWNSLSTILRLACAALLLFAFVVNEHRHPNPLMPLSIFRVRGLAAADATQLLAIAGFLSMFFFLSLYMQNVLGYSALRTGLVYLPVTFAVGLGAGGSTKLIPLTGTRPLIVGGSLVASVGVFLLSRLQVDGDFVTDLLPGMLVMGVGLGTVLVSITNAANAGVSPDKAGLAASLLNSSQQLGGALGLAVLTTIATSRTTSLLASGTPPPEALASGFNRALLASAVAILVAAVIGLGTYNTRTNDAPM from the coding sequence ATGAATCACGCGGTGGAAAATCCATCCGTTCTCTCGACCACACGCGGCAAACTGATTCTGGTGCTGCTCTGCTCGGTCGGTTTCCTCGACTTCATGGACTCAGTGATCGTGAACGTGGCGCTGCCCTCGATGCAGCATCACTTGAACTTCTCCGAGCAGGGCCTGCAGTGGGTGGCCACCGGCTACCTGCTGACCTACGGCGGCTTCATGCTGCTCGGCGGGCGCGCGGCAGACATGATCGGGCGCCGGCGAGTGCTCGTTATCGGCGTGGTCGTGTTTGCCCTCGCATCCTTGGTCGGCGGGTTTGCCACCACCTCGTCGATGCTCGTGTGCGCCCGCCTCGTCCAGGGCGCCGGTGCGGCGTTGATGATGCCGGCGGCGCTGTCGCTGGTGACGACCACCTTCGAGGAGGGATCCGATCGGCATCGGGCCCTCGGTGTCTGGGGGGCCATGATCGGCCTGGCTTCGACGGCCGGGGTCCTGCTCGGCGGTGTGCTGACCCAGGCGTTCGGATGGCGTTCGGTGCTGCTGATCAACCCGATCATCTGCGTGTTGATCTTCGCCGCGATCTATCGGCTGCTGCCCGACGATCGGCATCGCGCGCCGAGCGGGGGCTTCGACGCGGCCGGCGCCGTGCTCGGTACCGGGGGAATGCTGCTGCTGGTATACGCAGTGGTCGAGGCGCCCAACACGGGCTGGAACTCGCTCAGCACGATCCTTCGTCTTGCGTGCGCGGCATTGCTCCTGTTCGCATTCGTGGTGAACGAACATCGCCATCCGAATCCGTTGATGCCGTTGTCTATCTTCCGGGTCCGCGGGCTCGCGGCCGCCGATGCTACCCAGCTGCTCGCGATCGCCGGATTCCTGTCGATGTTCTTCTTCCTCAGCCTCTACATGCAGAACGTGCTCGGATACTCCGCACTGCGGACCGGTCTGGTCTATCTGCCGGTCACGTTCGCCGTCGGGCTCGGAGCCGGTGGCTCGACCAAGCTGATTCCGCTCACCGGGACCCGGCCGCTGATCGTCGGTGGATCGCTGGTCGCATCCGTCGGTGTCTTCCTGCTGTCTCGCCTGCAGGTCGACGGCGACTTCGTGACCGACCTGCTGCCCGGCATGCTCGTGATGGGTGTGGGCCTCGGAACGGTCCTGGTGTCGATCACGAACGCAGCCAACGCCGGAGTATCGCCGGATAAAGCAGGGCTCGCGGCATCATTGTTGAACAGCTCCCAGCAGCTCGGTGGCGCGCTCGGTCTCGCGGTGCTGACCACGATCGCGACCTCGCGCACAACCAGCCTGCTGGCCAGCGGTACCCCTCCGCCCGAAGCGCTGGCATCCGGATTCAATCGCGCATTGTTGGCCAGCGCTGTCGCCATCCTTGTCGCAGCCGTGATCGGCCTGGGCACCTACAACACACGCACCAACGACGCACCCATGTGA
- a CDS encoding winged helix-turn-helix transcriptional regulator has translation MTYAVQQPGDSPELREQSGETAGGGTGTCDCRGVEVSRSYDLYDGLARALDVVGDRWNLLIVRQLLIAAARYGELLDKLPGVSTNLLAERLRDLEAAGVVARRLAVEGNSVVYALTPWGTGLREPIESLIRWSTPLMAPAPAAAGFRAEWLVIALPALLSGRPAGRGSSTVAIVIDGELVQVRATPSGIDVGEPDGRDLDAVVRADASIVLGLAAGALVLDEVRELIDIEGDEAAVRAVFGGRSVEAGGSARR, from the coding sequence GTGACCTACGCCGTGCAGCAGCCCGGCGATTCCCCGGAACTGCGGGAGCAGTCGGGTGAGACGGCGGGCGGCGGCACCGGCACCTGCGATTGTCGAGGGGTAGAAGTGAGTCGAAGCTACGACCTGTACGACGGTCTCGCGCGGGCTCTCGACGTCGTGGGTGACCGGTGGAATCTGCTTATCGTCCGCCAACTCCTCATCGCTGCCGCCCGATACGGCGAGCTGCTGGACAAGCTTCCTGGCGTGTCCACAAACCTGCTCGCCGAGCGGCTGCGCGACCTCGAGGCCGCTGGCGTAGTCGCGCGGCGGCTGGCCGTGGAGGGCAACTCCGTCGTCTACGCCCTCACCCCGTGGGGAACCGGGCTTCGGGAGCCGATCGAGAGCCTCATCCGCTGGTCCACCCCGCTGATGGCGCCCGCGCCCGCGGCCGCCGGTTTCCGCGCCGAGTGGCTCGTCATCGCGCTACCGGCACTGCTCAGCGGCAGGCCGGCCGGCCGCGGGTCATCGACGGTGGCGATCGTGATCGACGGTGAGCTGGTCCAGGTGCGGGCGACACCGTCGGGCATCGATGTCGGCGAGCCGGATGGTCGCGATCTCGATGCTGTTGTGCGCGCTGATGCTTCGATCGTTCTCGGCCTGGCTGCCGGCGCACTCGTACTCGACGAGGTCCGCGAACTCATCGACATCGAAGGCGACGAGGCGGCCGTGCGAGCCGTCTTCGGTGGCCGATCCGTCGAGGCCGGCGGCTCCGCACGACGATGA
- a CDS encoding DUF1702 family protein produces the protein MLARARLAVLGVSEREILGFKQGDSARWRHLEDALRAAVGGYHAVLEGGGVDAIVHRLDRFPKHMNGYAHEGVAMGLTGMDCWLPGKSRFRQFLSGAGDAHIYMSYIGAGEALARMRRLPEPFLNRLDDPVERWLVMDGYGFHQGFFHRSRYVDRQIVPPYLSPYGRRVFDQGVGRSIWFTSGAEVDRVAADVAAFPPARQPDLWLGIGTGCCYAGGMERQEIEHLREVCEPHLAHIATGAAFAAKGRHRAGNPVSDTEMACEVLCETSSAGAAAIVDDVLANLPAHYARPACELVQDDVIEAFSALARPAADPGCAP, from the coding sequence ATGCTGGCCCGGGCGCGTTTGGCGGTGCTGGGCGTTTCAGAGCGGGAAATCCTCGGATTCAAGCAGGGCGATTCGGCGAGGTGGCGTCACCTGGAGGATGCGTTACGGGCCGCGGTCGGCGGCTATCACGCGGTGCTCGAGGGCGGAGGCGTGGACGCGATCGTGCACCGGCTCGACCGCTTTCCCAAGCATATGAACGGTTACGCCCACGAAGGCGTGGCGATGGGTCTCACGGGAATGGACTGCTGGTTACCGGGGAAGTCGCGATTTCGACAGTTTCTCTCCGGTGCCGGTGATGCTCACATCTACATGTCGTATATCGGCGCGGGCGAGGCTTTGGCACGTATGCGGCGCCTGCCCGAACCGTTCCTGAATCGTCTCGACGACCCGGTGGAGCGGTGGCTGGTCATGGATGGCTATGGCTTCCACCAGGGCTTCTTCCATAGGAGCCGCTACGTCGATCGACAGATCGTGCCGCCATACCTGTCACCGTACGGGCGTCGTGTCTTCGACCAGGGTGTCGGGCGCAGTATCTGGTTCACCTCCGGTGCCGAGGTGGATCGCGTCGCCGCCGACGTGGCTGCTTTTCCCCCGGCTCGCCAGCCCGACCTGTGGTTGGGAATCGGGACCGGGTGTTGTTACGCCGGCGGAATGGAACGGCAGGAAATCGAGCACCTGCGGGAGGTGTGCGAACCGCACCTGGCGCACATCGCGACGGGCGCGGCCTTCGCGGCAAAGGGCCGCCACCGCGCTGGAAACCCGGTCTCCGACACCGAAATGGCCTGCGAAGTGCTGTGCGAAACCAGCAGCGCCGGCGCCGCCGCAATCGTGGACGACGTGCTGGCCAACCTTCCGGCGCACTACGCCCGTCCAGCCTGTGAACTCGTGCAAGACGATGTGATCGAGGCGTTCTCCGCACTTGCTCGTCCTGCCGCGGATCCGGGGTGCGCACCATGA
- a CDS encoding DUF1702 family protein → MTLAPTAPIDSGLREAVGNLLWRSFAAVGVMPSAPSAGDSASAARLKQVVFTVTECSRTTLLNPGFDALVPKLEAYDQELHGFAYEGAGVGLAALDCLRPRKNRTAALASGPGARHVFGIYLGAGMCLARMWRNPESFRRRIGDPLLSWLILDGYGFYKGFFAYERYVHYRQVPVHLYGYGRRVFDQGVGRAIWFGADADVDRVAAIIGAFSPQRQADLWSGVGFACGYSGGIERSALDALPALADRHRGHLAVGAAISAKARHLGGNPASHNELACEVLCGTTSQQASEIADAAVRGIPSGNDVPAHALWRQRVLQEFRSPC, encoded by the coding sequence ATGACCCTCGCGCCTACCGCCCCCATCGACAGTGGCCTGCGTGAGGCTGTCGGCAATCTCCTATGGCGTTCCTTCGCCGCGGTCGGTGTCATGCCGTCGGCTCCGAGCGCCGGTGACAGCGCCTCGGCTGCGCGGCTGAAGCAGGTTGTGTTCACCGTCACCGAGTGCAGCCGTACGACACTGCTCAACCCCGGATTCGACGCGCTGGTGCCCAAGCTCGAGGCATACGACCAGGAGCTTCACGGATTCGCCTACGAAGGCGCCGGAGTCGGACTTGCCGCGCTCGATTGCCTGCGGCCCCGGAAGAATCGGACCGCGGCCCTGGCCAGCGGCCCGGGAGCGCGGCACGTCTTCGGGATCTATCTCGGCGCGGGAATGTGCCTGGCCAGAATGTGGAGAAACCCCGAATCGTTCCGCAGGCGCATCGGCGATCCGCTGCTCAGCTGGCTCATCCTGGACGGGTACGGCTTCTACAAAGGGTTCTTCGCCTACGAGCGCTACGTGCACTATCGGCAGGTGCCGGTGCACCTGTACGGATATGGCCGGCGCGTCTTCGATCAGGGTGTGGGACGGGCGATTTGGTTCGGTGCCGATGCCGACGTCGATCGGGTTGCGGCGATCATCGGAGCCTTCTCGCCGCAGCGCCAGGCCGACCTGTGGAGCGGAGTGGGATTCGCGTGCGGCTACTCCGGGGGTATCGAGCGCAGCGCACTCGATGCGCTGCCCGCCCTTGCCGACAGGCACCGCGGTCACCTCGCTGTCGGGGCGGCGATCTCGGCCAAGGCACGGCATCTGGGGGGCAACCCGGCATCCCACAACGAGTTGGCATGTGAGGTTCTGTGCGGGACCACATCGCAGCAGGCATCAGAAATTGCGGATGCCGCAGTGCGAGGGATTCCGTCAGGCAACGATGTTCCGGCCCATGCGTTGTGGCGCCAGCGAGTACTTCAGGAGTTCCGATCACCATGTTGA